ATCCTCACTGGGTGTGTCATCAAAGGTAATACCACTATACCTAGTCCCAGTTACGGCATTTGGCGCAGTGGGTGCCTTTGTAATTCCGTACCTAGCCGATAAGGTTGGCAGGAGACCAATGGCCGTTGTATCCTACTCAGTTGGTGGATTGCTCGGTCTTCTAATGGCCTACCTGTTCTATATCAAGGCGATAGGGTTGGCAGGACTGATAGGGTTACTGGCCTTAACGTATTTCTTTGTGTATGCTGCTGCCGATATACTCTACGTAATGATACCCGAGGCATTCCCAACGCAGTTAAGGGCTGCGGCTGTCGGTACGGCTGTATCAATAGGTAGATTAGGTGGTATTATCGGAGCATTCGTCATGCCATACATACTAGTTACCTTTAAGCCACTACCATATGCAGCATTAATTGCATTTACGTTAATGGCTGCGATAATGATAATTGGCGCAATAGCCGGTGTATTAATTGGTGTTGAGGGGAAGGGAAGGAGCCTTGAGGAGTTATCGACATATAGGTAACTGAAATTCAGCAGTTCCCTCAAAATAACTAAAGATAAATATTCTTTATTTCACTTATCAAACTTATGTTGAATCAGTATGCCAATACTTAGTATTGAATTCACTGTGAGTAGGGAGGTAGATCCAAGGCGCCTTGATAGGGTTTGGCAGGTACTTAGTGACGTTGAGGCCATGCCTAGGTACTGGAGGGGTCATAGAGAGGTGGAAATAGTGAGTAGGGATGGTAATGCGTATCTCGTCAAAATCAAGTTCGCATTCTCAGGCCCAAATAACAGAGGCATTGCAAGGATTGAGATACATAATGCTGATAGGCTCGTGCTTATTAATTACCTGGAAGGACCAATAAGGGGTTATGTAAGGAACTACATAAATGGAAACTTACTAATTAGCCAATGGAGCATTAGGATAAGCCCACTCTTTCTAATAATAAAGCCCTGGATAAGGAAGCACTTTATGAATGGGGCAGGCAATGCGTTGGTGCGAATATTGAACGAGGAAACTTGATAAGGTAGGTGATTGATTATTCTGAGAATATATCATTCATGATTTTAATTAATATCAGGGACGATTAATAGGGCTTTGTGATAATGATTATTGATAAAGCACCTAATTTGCTCCTTATAAACCTTAATTAATAATGTATACACCAAGACATAATCAAGGACTAACTTAATAAATAATTTGTCAATAGGTGGATAGGTGGATAGGGGCTTCATTATTGCGTGGAGTGTAACCTTTCTACAGCTGGCTGTGAGGCTGGGTTGGGGAGTAGTTAGTGTGACTATGGCTGAGTTGTTGAGACTTAACCCGGTGCAGATAGGGCTTGTTCTGACCCTGTTCTATATTGGTTATATGACTTCTTCAATACCCTGGGGGGCACTCATTGATAGGTTTGGGCCGAGTAAAGCAATACTCGTTTCCGGAACCTTATCCAGTGCCGTGATTTTAATGTTATTCCTGGCAAACACCTTCACGCAAATCTTACTGCTTTACCTAATGGCTGGTTTCCTAACTGCTGGTTTATTTCCATCAGCGATGAAGATAGCAAGTTACTCAACTCAGGAGAAGGTGCACAGTAGGGTTGCGATGCTGGAGAGTGCGGCACCGATAGTCCTAATTGCATTGAGTGCTGCATCTCCATTAATAATTACCCACTGGAGAACCTTTTATCTGGCAATATTCCTTGCACTACTCACGGCATCTCTATCCTCAATAGGCCTCAAAGTAGTCAGTAGCAAATACGCCAGGCCTAAAAGCGTGTTAATGAATTTAAGAGTGGCGAAGGCTGTAGCGATAAGGGCAGGGGAATTATGGGGATCCTGGGGAACATCGAGTTGGCTCCTGCCATTCTTGGTCCTCTATGATGGGATCAAGGGAATACTACCCGTATTACTCTTCTTCATATACTCCCTGGGGCAGTTGATCTCCATATTCTTGGCATCAGTACTACCTAAGTCAATAGGTGAGAGGAAAGTTATTGAGATCTCACTAACGGCCTTTATAGTCTGTGACTTCTTAGCGGCAATCCTTCTCAAGGACACACTATTACTCTTCCCGATCTTTCTTGCACTTGGAATTAGCTCGTTTTTGTATAGACCACCAACTGATGTATTGATAATAAAGATTATGGGAAACGAATATGCAGGTACGTCAATGGGCTACGCAAATGCCGTATCCCAGTTGGGCTCTATGGTGGCTCCAATATTCGTAGGCTTCGCAATAAGCATAAGCCCAATACTTGGCGTTTTAAGCTTAGCACTAGGGCCCTTAATATCATTAATAATCCTCTACATGATTTAATATACAACATCAATAATGAATAATACCCTCGAGCCCCGTACCATCACTGAATTCTTCCATCTTATGAACCTAGCCTCATGGGATACAGTAAGAGATGAACCTTGACCATGAAAACGCATCATACTCTAACGTCAGTACTAGGGTGGCTTTAATGCACGTAGTATCTATTGATTCGAATACAATA
This is a stretch of genomic DNA from Vulcanisaeta moutnovskia 768-28. It encodes these proteins:
- a CDS encoding MFS transporter — its product is MDRGFIIAWSVTFLQLAVRLGWGVVSVTMAELLRLNPVQIGLVLTLFYIGYMTSSIPWGALIDRFGPSKAILVSGTLSSAVILMLFLANTFTQILLLYLMAGFLTAGLFPSAMKIASYSTQEKVHSRVAMLESAAPIVLIALSAASPLIITHWRTFYLAIFLALLTASLSSIGLKVVSSKYARPKSVLMNLRVAKAVAIRAGELWGSWGTSSWLLPFLVLYDGIKGILPVLLFFIYSLGQLISIFLASVLPKSIGERKVIEISLTAFIVCDFLAAILLKDTLLLFPIFLALGISSFLYRPPTDVLIIKIMGNEYAGTSMGYANAVSQLGSMVAPIFVGFAISISPILGVLSLALGPLISLIILYMI
- a CDS encoding SRPBCC family protein, coding for MPILSIEFTVSREVDPRRLDRVWQVLSDVEAMPRYWRGHREVEIVSRDGNAYLVKIKFAFSGPNNRGIARIEIHNADRLVLINYLEGPIRGYVRNYINGNLLISQWSIRISPLFLIIKPWIRKHFMNGAGNALVRILNEET